The Puntigrus tetrazona isolate hp1 chromosome 3, ASM1883169v1, whole genome shotgun sequence genome contains a region encoding:
- the LOC122331721 gene encoding zinc finger protein 93-like produces MFSLVQHKRVHSIARPHACEKCGKKFTLQRALETHLRKHSQKPEKQKFPCATCGKSFRDLAAHELVHAEVKPFACETCGQGFTIKRSLYMHQRVHTGEKPYRCDTCGKCFSLIGTLNYHKRIHSNDRPIKCSHCNKSFKYHKLLKHHLRVHTGERPHTCDVCGKSFALSGTLKRHVLIHTGDKPYVCEVCGRRFNQRSTLKGHMRVHGEKRFMCEMCGKTFQYNYVLRNHILTHGQGGHAGDKSNARRCDVCGKLLSSAYALKAHSQLHSGDGKPHACALCDRRYSSAHSLRMHAQLHTGEKPFRCDVCGKDFSLRASYKTHVFLHSGERPHECASCGKLFKLSSSLKMHARTHTGEKPHKCETCGKAFHLSANLKRHRLVHTGEKPFTCDICLKSFTQPNNLKAHMHVHTGKKPYTCTKCWKSFAYQRNYKDHKCAPL; encoded by the coding sequence ATGTTTTCTCTCGTGCAGCACAAACGCGTGCATTCAATCGCCAGGCCTCACGCTTGTGAAAAGTGCGGAAAGAAATTCACGCTGCAGAGAGCGCTGGAGACCCACCTTCGCAAGCACTCGCAGAAGCCCGAGAAGCAGAAGTTTCCCTGCGCTAcctgcgggaagagcttcaggGACCTCGCGGCGCACGAGCTCGTCCACGCCGAGGTCAAACCGTTCGCCTGCGAAACCTGCGGACAGGGGTTCACGATCAAAAGGAGTTTATACATGCACCAGAGGGTGCACACGGGCGAGAAACCCTACAGATGCGACACCTGTGGCAAGTGCTTCTCCCTCATCGGCACGTTGAACTACCACAAAAGGATCCATTCAAACGACAGGCCGATAAAATGCAGCCACTGCAATAAGAGCTTCAAATATCACAAGCTTCTGAAACACCACCTGCGCGTGCACACGGGCGAGAGGCCGCACACGTGCGACGTCTGCGGGAAGAGCTTCGCGCTCTCCGGGACTCTAAAACGACACGTCCTCATTCACACCGGCGACAAGCCGTACGTGTGCGAGGTGTGCGGCAGGCGATTCAACCAGAGGAGCACCCTGAAAGGCCACATGCGAGTGCACGGGGAAAAGCGGTTCATGTGCGAAATGTGCGGGAAAACGTTCCAGTATAATTACGTCCTGAGGAACCACATCCTCACGCACGGCCAGGGCGGACACGCGGGCGATAAGAGCAACGCTCGGCGCTGCGACGTGTGCGGGAAGCTGCTGAGCTCCGCCTACGCGTTAAAAGCGCACTCGCAGCTGCACTCGGGCGACGGCAAGCCTCACGCGTGCGCGCTGTGCGACAGAAGGTACAGCAGCGCGCACTCCCTCCGGATGCACGCGCAGCTCCACACGGGAGAGAAACCCTTCAGGTGCGACGTCTGCGGCAAAGACTTCTCTCTGAGGGCTTCGTATAAAACCCACGTGTTTCTGCATTCGGGAGAAAGACCTCACGAGTGCGCGTCGTGCGGGAAGCTGTTCAAGCTGTCGAGCTCTTTGAAGATGCACGCGCGCACCCACACCGGCGAAAAACCGCACAAGTGCGAAACGTGTGGGAAGGCGTTTCATTTGTCGGCCAACCTGAAAAGGCACCGGCTCGTGCACACCGGGGAGAAGCCGTTTACCTGTGACATTTGTTTGAAGAGTTTCACGCAGCCCAACAACTTGAAGGCGCACATGCACGTTCACACGGGGAAAAAACCGTACACGTGCACCAAGTGCTGGAAAAGTTTTGCCTATCAGAGAAACTACAAAGATCACAAATGCGCTCCGCTTTGA
- the LOC122331758 gene encoding LOW QUALITY PROTEIN: zinc finger protein 250-like (The sequence of the model RefSeq protein was modified relative to this genomic sequence to represent the inferred CDS: inserted 2 bases in 1 codon) — translation MRVHTGEKPFSSGKTFPSALDLKNHLTVHTKEKPHSCHLCGNRFSHRQSLKEHEKIHSGVRDHVCCACEKTFTTAQCLKRHERIHTGEKPYECSHCHKRFRDSSSLKTHEMIHTGERPHACDQCQKSFTLKARLTDHMRVHTGEKPFTCGQCWKSFSLSGHFKKHMNIHTREKLYTCARCGKTFLRASYLKQHQTVHTKEKPHSCELCGKSFSRLENLKVHQKTHAAVKEYVCFECEKTFTTASHLKQHQKIXSGERPYQCSLCDKTFSRRGTLKIHQRTHSGERPYGCAACGKRFNHSSALHKHTKHCRLQVQLFQV, via the exons ATGAGagtccacactggagagaaaccctTCAGCAGCGGGAAGACGTTCCCGAGCGCTTTAGACCTGAAGAATCACCTGACCGTTCACACCAAGGAGAAACCGCATTCGTGCCATTTGTGTGGAAACAGGTTTTCACATCGACAGAGTCTGAAAGAACACGAGAAAATACACAGCGGCGTGAGAGATCACGTTTGCTGCGCGTGCGAGAAGACCTTCACCACGGCGCAGTGTTTAAAACGacacgagaggatccacaccggagagaaaccctaCGAGTGTTCACACTGCCACAAGAGATTCAGAGACTCATCCAGCCTGAAGACACACGAGatgatccacaccggagagagaccGCACGCCTGCGACCAGTGCCAGAAGAGCTTCACACTGAAGGCGAGGCTCACGGACCACATGAgagtccacaccggagagaagcccttcaCCTGTGGACAGTGCTGGAAGAGTTTCTCGCTGTCCGGACACTTCAAGAAACACATGAACATCCACACCAGAGAGAAGCTCTACACCTGCGCTCGCTGCGGGAAGACGTTCCTGAGAGCTTCGTACCTGAAGCAGCACCAGACCGTTCACACCAAGGAGAAACCGCATTCCTGTGAGCTGTGCGGAAAGAGCTTTTCTCGTTTGGAGAATTTGAAAGTGCATCAGAAAACACACGCTGCGGTCAAAGAGTACGTGTGCTTCGAGTGCGAGAAGACCTTCACTACAGCGAGCCATTTGAAGCAGCACCAGAAGAT CTCCGGAGAGAGACCTTACCAGTGTTCGCTCTGTGACAAGACATTCAGTCGGAGAGGAACCCTGAAAATACACCAGAGGACTCACTCCGGAGAGAGACCGTACGGCTGTGCTGCGTGCGGGAAGCGCTTCAATCACTCGTCTGCTCTTCACAAACACACTAAACACTGTCGTCTTCAGGTCCAGCTCTTTCAGGTTTGA
- the LOC122331730 gene encoding stonustoxin subunit beta-like: MWISNLAPVFALLFFSLAGCNLTAQCCVSLSSALQSSNCVLKELDLSSNDLQDSCVKFISDGLKSRNCHLEILRLSGCMVTEQGCGYLSSALSENPSHLRELDLSYNHPGDSGVQLLKHKLEDPDYKLQILNVDHGGENMMRAGLRKYACDLTLDPNTANPRLILSEENRKITCVKDHQPCPDHPDRFDNDPQILCVESLTGRCYWETEWKRRAEISVSYTAINRKGGSECEFGFNDRSWSLNCSDKFSVCHNKNVTDIPAVCSSSSRAGVYVDVSAGSLSFYSVSDTHTLTHLHTFNTTFTEALCAGFRVDSDCSVSLCDIK; the protein is encoded by the exons ATGTGGATTAGTAATCTGGCCCCTGTGTTTGCTCTGCTCTTTTTTAGTCTTGCTGGCTGTAATCTCACTGCTCAGTGTTGTGTGAGTTTATCATCAGCTCTACAATCCTCAAACTGTGTCCTGaaagagctggatctgagtaGCAATGACCTGCAGGACTCTTGTGTAAAATTTATTTCTGATGGACTAAAGAGTCGTAACTGTCACCTGGAGATATTGAG GTTGTCAGGCTGTATGGTGACGGAGCAAGGCTGTGGttatttgtcttcagctctgagtgaaaacccctcacacctgagagagctggatctgagctacaatcatccaggagattcaggagtgcaGCTGCTCAAACACAAACTGGAGGATCCAGACTACAAACTGCAGATACTCAa TGTGGATCATGGAGGAGAGAACATGATGAGAGCGGGACTACGAAAGT ATGCCTGTgatctcacactggatccaaacacagcaaaccCTCGACTCATTCTCTCTGAGGAGAACAGGAAGATCACATGTGTGAAAGATCATCAGCCGtgtcctgatcatccagacagatttgataaCGATCCTCAGATTCTGTGTGTTGAGAGTCTgactggacgctgttactgggagactgaaTGGAAGAGACGTGCCGAAATATCAGTGTCATACACAGCTATCAACAGGAAAGGAGGGAGTGAATGTGAGTTTGGATTCAATGACAGGTCCTGGAGTCTGAACTGCTCTGATAAATTCTCTGTCTGTCACAACAAGAACGTCACTGATATACCTGCTGTGTGTTCATCCTCTAGTAGAGCAGGAGTGTATGTGGACGTGTCGGCCggctctctgtccttctacagtgtctctgacacacacacactcacacacttacacacatttaaCACCACATTCACTGAAGCCCTCTGTGCTGGATTTAGAGTTGATTCTGATTGTTCGGTGTCTCTGTGTGATATCAAATGA